The following proteins are co-located in the Acidobacteriota bacterium genome:
- a CDS encoding type II toxin-antitoxin system Phd/YefM family antitoxin, which yields MFMVNIYEAKAQLSELIERVAAGDAVVICKRNRPVAELRPVNAKRTEPRPIGLAKGLVEIPDSFFEPLPPDDLEGFTGGALYPPVHSSAEVVAEHPSSPFERTGRGRRRRRR from the coding sequence ATGTTCATGGTCAACATTTATGAGGCGAAGGCGCAGCTTTCGGAGCTGATCGAGCGCGTCGCGGCCGGTGACGCGGTCGTCATCTGCAAGCGGAACCGGCCCGTGGCAGAGCTTCGACCAGTGAACGCGAAGCGCACCGAACCACGCCCCATCGGCCTCGCGAAGGGCCTCGTCGAGATTCCCGACAGCTTCTTCGAGCCGTTGCCGCCAGACGATCTGGAGGGCTTCACGGGGGGCGCGCTCTACCCGCCCGTGCATTCGTCGGCCGAAGTCGTCGCCGAACACCCTTCGTCGCCGTTCGAGCGCACGGGTCGCGGGCGGCGCCGGAGGCGCCGGTGA
- a CDS encoding type II toxin-antitoxin system VapC family toxin — translation MRLLLDTCTFLWVITGSARLPAHLRASIADPAAEVYVSVVSAWEIALKWSRQRLVLAEPPDRLVPAQRRAHGLAELPLDEASALHLTRLPPLHADPFDRMLVSQAIVHGLVIATPDELVAQYPARTVW, via the coding sequence GTGAGGCTCCTGCTCGACACCTGCACGTTCCTGTGGGTCATCACCGGGTCGGCCCGCCTGCCGGCCCACCTCCGCGCCTCGATCGCCGACCCGGCCGCCGAGGTGTACGTCAGCGTGGTGTCGGCCTGGGAGATCGCGTTGAAGTGGAGCCGGCAGCGGCTGGTGCTGGCCGAGCCGCCCGACCGGCTCGTGCCCGCTCAGCGCCGGGCACACGGCCTGGCCGAGCTGCCACTCGATGAGGCGTCCGCGCTGCACCTCACGCGGCTCCCGCCGCTGCACGCGGATCCGTTCGATCGCATGCTGGTCAGCCAGGCCATCGTGCACGGCCTGGTGATTGCGACGCCCGATGAGCTCGTCGCGCAGTACCCCGCCCGCACGGTCTGGTGA
- a CDS encoding TIGR04053 family radical SAM/SPASM domain-containing protein, translated as MRPLPPATETIRPPDPRAGAVDFADRPFLVIWEVTRACALACVHCRADAIARRDPRELTTEEGCRLMDQVRAFGDPAPLVVLTGGDPMWRKDLAPLVAHGRSLGLSVALTPSGTAMPTRQRLEALRDAGLSRIAVSLDGPDAATHDAFRRVRGSFDYTRRLIDHIVDLGLPLQINSTVSRLTLPHLHEMADLVATWPVSLWAVFFLVQTGRGAAIESITADECEDVLHWLARLSRTTSFGIKTTEAPHFRRVQAGIPVDAGQVVAAKRAFLKAPRAVTDGNGFVFIDHVGDICPSGFLPLTCGNVRHDSLVDVYRHDPRFVRLRTPDALGGRCGRCEFRALCGGSRSRAFAATGDPMADDPLCAYDPGPEVRAALPS; from the coding sequence ATGCGGCCCCTGCCCCCTGCCACGGAGACCATTCGCCCGCCCGACCCACGCGCCGGTGCGGTCGATTTCGCCGATCGCCCCTTCCTCGTCATCTGGGAAGTGACGCGCGCGTGCGCGCTGGCGTGCGTGCACTGCCGCGCCGATGCCATCGCCAGGCGCGACCCGCGCGAGCTCACGACGGAGGAGGGCTGTCGGCTGATGGACCAGGTGCGCGCCTTCGGCGACCCGGCGCCGCTCGTCGTGCTGACGGGCGGCGACCCGATGTGGCGCAAGGATCTCGCGCCGCTCGTCGCGCACGGGCGGAGCCTGGGCCTCAGCGTGGCGCTGACGCCGAGCGGCACGGCGATGCCCACCCGGCAGCGGCTGGAGGCACTGCGGGACGCCGGCCTCAGTCGCATCGCGGTGAGCCTCGACGGCCCCGACGCGGCGACGCACGACGCCTTCCGTCGCGTCCGCGGCTCGTTCGACTACACCCGCCGGCTCATCGACCACATCGTCGACCTGGGCCTGCCGCTGCAGATCAACTCGACGGTGAGCCGCCTGACGCTGCCGCACCTGCACGAGATGGCCGACCTCGTCGCGACGTGGCCGGTGAGCCTCTGGGCCGTGTTCTTCCTCGTGCAGACGGGCCGGGGCGCGGCGATCGAATCCATCACCGCCGACGAGTGCGAGGACGTGCTGCACTGGCTGGCCCGGCTCTCGCGGACGACGAGCTTCGGCATCAAGACCACCGAGGCGCCGCACTTCCGGCGCGTGCAGGCTGGGATTCCCGTCGACGCGGGCCAGGTCGTGGCGGCCAAGCGCGCCTTCCTCAAGGCACCGCGCGCGGTCACCGACGGCAACGGCTTCGTGTTCATCGACCACGTCGGCGACATCTGCCCGAGCGGCTTCCTTCCGCTGACCTGTGGCAACGTTCGCCACGACTCGCTCGTCGACGTCTACCGTCACGACCCGCGGTTCGTCAGGCTGCGCACACCCGACGCGCTCGGTGGCCGATGCGGGCGCTGCGAGTTCCGCGCCTTGTGCGGGGGCTCGCGCTCCCGCGCGTTCGCCGCGACGGGCGACCCGATGGCCGACGACCCCCTGTGTGCGTACGACCCTGGACCCGAAGTGCGGGCCGCCCTGCCCAGCTGA